The Neurospora crassa OR74A linkage group V, whole genome shotgun sequence sequence ATCCTACTCCTCTGGATCTTCCAGCCCTCCTGGCCCATCGTCTCCGCGCACCCCCGCGACACCACACCAACAACCCTTCCAACCCTCTTCCAGTCATGATGAGCGCGCATGGAGTGTAAACAACACCGACTCTTTTTCAGACCCGGGCTCACCATCTTCCCTTTTCACTGAGAACATATTCTCCCCATCCTTCATTCCTAAGCCGCCTCGAAACAACCAATATTTCCCCTCAGACGAGCGCAGCGACAACGGCGAAGGCGATGGAGAGGTTCTTGTCCGTCTTCTTGACCTGCAAGCCCGCATATCCAAGCTCGTCAAGCATCTTCACGGAGGTCGTGGATCCTCAATTGACTGCGAAGAGGTTTTAAACGCAGGCAAATCGCTGATCAGCTTGCTCGACAGCGTTGGCGCTCCCTCCAGATTCTTCTCCAGttcatcttcctcgccaTTTTCAGACAGCAGGATGTCCGAGCCAGCTAGTCCCATGTTCTCTAGCAGCTCGAGGTCgacctcctcatccacatCTTCTGCGCTACTATCTTCAGAAAACACCATCCCCAGCAACGTCCTgatcctttctctctctaGCTGTTACGCAACTCTGCTCCATGCCTACGACTTACTGGCTGATCGcctgcatcatcatcatcaacagcaacacagTCACAGCCATTGTCAAAAATATGTTTCAGGCATACAAACGCCGCTACTCAGTCCTGCTTCGTCTATATCTTCTTTCTCACCCATAGAACAACAGCAGGGTTATTTTTTCGGCAATGGGCTGAAACACCAAGCACAACAACCACTGGACGGTGGTAATAATGCCCAGCTTCATGCTATGGCGCAGATGGTGCAAAAGCTTAAAAATACGTTGCAATGTTTTATGGGAAGGCTGGGTCAGGGAAGTAGTGGAGCCAACGGAGCGCTCGgtgcaaagaagaagaagaagcagaatcCGAATGTGCATTTGGATATGGAGAGCTGCTGCGGTAACGCGAgtaatgatgatgacttgCTGATGAGCCTTTCCAAACCGGCGTTACTGGAGATGGgatggggagaggaggagttgTGGCAGGGCATGaactggtgatgatgaccttGTAAACTCTTCTTGCCTGTATATATCTTTTTTGTTGCTCGCCTGTGATTGTCACACTCGCTCTTATCTCTCTTGGACGGGTTTCCGATagggatttttttttcttttctcttcatcttttcctttttggttTCTGCGAAAGTGAAGCATTGGGATGATGTGCCGGCGGCTTATTGCTTTTGATGGAATAAGGTTCATAGAAGGTTTGATCATATTGGAATAGGGGGAATGCACATAAAGATCATAACGATGAAGGATTCCCTGTATTGAACTTTACACCAAGAGAATTTACATGATTGGTTGCGCTTTTGTTAACGTCGCCTAAATAACTTGGTTCGGTCATTTGTTGTCCCAATCTTCCCGGGCAGGAGAGAGCAAGCATAGAGCAGCCAAAGAAACAAATTAAGTGGCATCCTTTCGTTATACCGACAGTCCGACTGCCAGCAAGGACCGAAATCGTCAATACCTAGGGATCCCTGCCCATACTGTCTGTACCTTTGTCTAATATGGGACTGGCTCGATCGCATCGTGTATTTTCATCTCTACCTGCCTTTCGTCCGAACCTCCAACCGGCCTTGGTGGGGAACTATGCTTATTTTAAcattgaggttgatgataGCCACACTCCACGAACATGGGGGACTATCAGGAAATGTATACAGCCGAGAACGCTATAAAGAAAGATCCAGAACCGAGTTGCCCTCACTCGATAGTATTTTGATTTTGGGAATGATATAATCATGAGTACTGGTTGGTAGCTCATAAACACTACGCTTTGACGCTCTCTCATCCGAAAATCATATACGCCCGCATGGCTCAGTGGTAGAGCGCATCACTAGTAATGATGAGGTCGTCAGTTCGATTCTGGCTGTGGGCATTAGcttttccatttttttttttcattttctctttttttcattttgaTTTGACTGCTTTTGCACGATcacccttttcttcttttctccagTCCACTTGTAGCCAACTACAATCATATTCACATTTTGTCGCAAATTGTGGTTTCCTTCCGTCAGCAGCTGGATGATATTTGTCTTCATGATCATTAATTCTTCTAAGTGTCTAAATCTATCGAGCTTGACTCTACACAcgcaaacaaaacaaacatATGAATGGGAAAGAAAAGTGTACATAGAGAGGAGGAACATAAAAAGGATGACATAATGTCGTCACAGTCATGACAAtggaaaaaggaaacaaaCCGAAAGAAGACGAAAGAGTTGTATGAAAGCCCAAGAACCTACCAGACTCCAATAACACCATGGCCGAAAACGCTTCTAATGCATCAACCACTCCTCCACCATATCCCCTTGTCAAGCCGGTAACATTGACGAACCTCTTAATCTTTCATGGCTCTCACTTCATCATCGACTCCAGCACGCTCCCTGCCTtaatctccatctcctcaaaCTCCCCTTCATCCGTACTCTGAATAGTAACCGCCCCACCCGCCCCAATCCGCCACACCTCTTGTTCCTCCAACTTATTCCTTACCAGCGTTCTAATGACCACCGCAAAGTCTCCTGCGCCACCAACATCCATATATCCCAGCACACCCGCATAGACACCCCTCGGCCGTTTCTCCAGATCAACCAAGATCTCGCACGACCTTTTCTTTGGCGCCCCCGTCATCGATCCCGGAGGCAACGAGTTCTTGAGGACATGCAGTCCCCTGGGAGCGCCGGGTAGTTCCGAGGGAGGCAGTTGGCCCTCGATGACGCTCACGAGCTGGTACACCTTCTCGTACTCCTCCATGACCATCAGCTTGGACACCCAGGTGTTGTCGGCGCCGACGACACCGGACAGGTCGTGGCGGATGAGGTCGACGATCATCAGGTTTTCGGCCCGTtctttgctgctgttgaggaTTTCGCTGGCGATGGAGTGGGTCATCCCAGGGCCCTTTTTTACAGTGCCCTTGATGGGTCGGAACTGGCAGTGGCCGCCGCGCGACCAGGAGAGAAAGCGCTCCGGGCTGGTACCGACAATGGATATGTTGGGCAGGTTGAGGTAGGCGCCGTGCGGGGCTGGGTTATTAAGGCGCATCTTCTTGTAGAGGGACCAGGCGTCGAGGGGTGAGTGTGAGTTAGAAGATGGGTCCGAGGGGATGACGATGGAGCTCTCGTCTGTGAGGCAGAGCTCGTAGGAGTCGCCGGCTCGGAGATGGTCTTGGCAATTTTGGACTTGCGCGCGGTAGGAATCGCCGGTCGGGCGGGTGATGGTGGAGCGGGCGAGTGTGTCGTTGAGGTGACGAGACTCCGCAATGGAAGTGAGTGACGGGCAGTCAGATTTGCTGGAGGCAGCAGAAACGGAGTCGATAAGGCTACCGACGCGGAGAATCCAGGTCCAATCATTGGGCAGAAGGGATTGGACGTAGATCTGGTTGGTGTGGTGATCGATAACGATGCTACGGTGGATAAAGGCAAAGTTGATGTCGGGGATAGCTGAGCCGTCGGTTGGCTTTTCGGGAAGCCTGACGTCGATGGTCTCAAGTCCGGCCTCGTACGAAATATACCCCATAAACCCGCCCCAAAAGGGGCTGTCGGCGGGCAGGTGGCCGGCAATGAATCTGTCCATATCCGAGCGCAGCTTGGACCGGTCGATTTCCTGGTTCTGGGGGTAGTAGATATCGAGAGCCTCCTGAAAGAGAGGCCAGCATTCTTCGATCGAATCGATGTTCTTGGAGTGATTGCCATATCTGAGCGTGCGGTCATAAGAGCTGTAGGTGACGTTCGCGGTCTTACCGGGAACGACGAGTCCAAGAATATCGAAGCGACCCATGTTGTGTCCTTGCGAGTCCAGAAGAATGACCTCGTCATCTCGGTGACCGAGCTTCTCCAGAAGAACAGTGGGGGTCACACCCTGAGCTGGATATTTGGCCCAGCGGAGGAAGATGTCATCACGGCCGGCAGCCGAGCGCAGTTCTTGAGCGAGGTGAGATGCCTGTAGATGACCAGACTGAATAGGTGCGTCCACAAAGAAGCTGGAAAGCGAGTTGGGAAGATAACGACCAGTGAGCTCCATGGTCTTGACCCGACCGTTGTTGGCCGACCACCGAAGGGCATGCCTCCACCAGTTCACGAGCAAGTCCTTGCCAGCTTCCGAGGTACAGATGGATTCGGGATGAAACTGACACCCCCAGAACGGCTTGGAGACATGGCGCACAGCCATCAACACTGGGCCGTTATTCTCATCGCTAAGATCCCAAGCGAGAGGCAACAGATCAGGGCATACATTGTTTGGTTGCCAGAAGTGGGTCGGAGGAGCTCCTGTTAGCTCGAGATCGGCATGAAGCGAGTGATACTGAGTACAATCGAGATCACCGAGTCCTTTGAGAATATCGGTACCTTGGTGCGTGGATCGGCTGACAATGCCATGGCGGGGGCTCTTGAGTTTCTTGACATCGGCACCATGGTTGAGGCACAGAGACTGGAAGCCGAGGCAGATGCCAAAGATGGGAAGGAGTTCTGTGCCACTGAGAGCCCAGAGCTTGTCAATGAAGCCAACATCTTGGGGGTTTCCAGGATGACCGGGTCCGGGCCCGATGACAACGCCATCCACGGCCCGAAGCAGCATGTGAAGATCCCTATCCGCCTGCTTGTCATCGATGCGAACCATGATGACATTTGCGCCTAGACGCTCCTCGAGAAGACCGATGATGTTGTTTGTGAAAGAGTCGAAACAGTCGACATAGAGGATGGAGAGTTGCTCATCAAATGGCGTGGTTCTTGTTACTGAGCCCATGGTGATTGTGATATGCGAAGAACGTATGAGGTACAAGTCAAACGAagccgagaagaagatccGGGCGAGGAGACTGATATATTTGGGGGGATACAAATTGAAGCCTGTATGACTTAGAACGGAGTGTCTCGAGAATGTGTCTTGCGTTGCCCGCGTACCCTGCGGAGTCGTTTTGTGTTTGAAGTTGTCGAGACTGTCGAGGAAAACTCAGAGTTGGTGGCAGAATCCGAGTATAAATGAGCATCGGACAACCTCCAAAACATGTCCAGATGGCCGAAAATATCAGCCGACTGAAGCCATCA is a genomic window containing:
- a CDS encoding para-aminobenzoic acid synthetase, encoding MGSVTRTTPFDEQLSILYVDCFDSFTNNIIGLLEERLGANVIMVRIDDKQADRDLHMLLRAVDGVVIGPGPGHPGNPQDVGFIDKLWALSGTELLPIFGICLGFQSLCLNHGADVKKLKSPRHGIVSRSTHQGTDILKGLGDLDCTQYHSLHADLELTGAPPTHFWQPNNVCPDLLPLAWDLSDENNGPVLMAVRHVSKPFWGCQFHPESICTSEAGKDLLVNWWRHALRWSANNGRVKTMELTGRYLPNSLSSFFVDAPIQSGHLQASHLAQELRSAAGRDDIFLRWAKYPAQGVTPTVLLEKLGHRDDEVILLDSQGHNMGRFDILGLVVPGKTANVTYSSYDRTLRYGNHSKNIDSIEECWPLFQEALDIYYPQNQEIDRSKLRSDMDRFIAGHLPADSPFWGGFMGYISYEAGLETIDVRLPEKPTDGSAIPDINFAFIHRSIVIDHHTNQIYVQSLLPNDWTWILRVGSLIDSVSAASSKSDCPSLTSIAESRHLNDTLARSTITRPTGDSYRAQVQNCQDHLRAGDSYELCLTDESSIVIPSDPSSNSHSPLDAWSLYKKMRLNNPAPHGAYLNLPNISIVGTSPERFLSWSRGGHCQFRPIKGTVKKGPGMTHSIASEILNSSKERAENLMIVDLIRHDLSGVVGADNTWVSKLMVMEEYEKVYQLVSVIEGQLPPSELPGAPRGLHVLKNSLPPGSMTGAPKKRSCEILVDLEKRPRGVYAGVLGYMDVGGAGDFAVVIRTLVRNKLEEQEVWRIGAGGAVTIQSTDEGEFEEMEIKAGSVLESMMK